Proteins encoded by one window of Ramlibacter tataouinensis:
- a CDS encoding DNA gyrase subunit B produces the protein MPEQNNPNAGALPADSTPADGYGASSIQILEGLEAVRKRPGMYIGDTSDGTGLHHLVFEVVDNSIDEALAGHCDDIVVTIHTDNSISVADNGRGIPTALKWDDKHEPKRSASEIALTELHAGGKFNQNSYKVSGGLHGVGVSCVNALSKSLRLTVRRNGKVHVLEFSRGVVVKSGEVGEQTGPDGQKAVVRPMLVLGDTDKRGTEVHFLPDTDIFRENADFHYEILSKRLRELSFLNNGVNIKLLDERSGKSDDFSGAGGVKGFVDFINKGKQVLHPNAFHAVGEKVSDQGTMVGVEVAMQWNSGYNEQVLCFTNNIPQRDGGTHLTGLRAAMTRVINKYIEENELAKKAKVEISGDDMREGLTCVLSIKVPEPKFSSQTKDKLVSSEVRGPIEDVVASKLTDYLQERPNDAKTIVGKIVEAARAREAARKAREMTRRKGVLDGMGLPGKLADCQEKDPALCEIYIVEGDSAGGSAKQGRDRKFQAILPLRGKILNVEKARYEKLLTSNEILTLITALGTGIGKAGGSAHGNSNGNGNGNGSNKSDADDFNVDKLRYHRIIIMTDADVDGAHIRTLLLTFFYRQMPELVERGHIYIAQPPLYKVKAGKEELYLKDATELDAFLLRVALNGAGIVTGGDNPSTISGETLAELARKHQVAERVIDRLSGFMDSEALRAIADGVRLNLDTVPEAEASALALQAKLQEIDRANNSPLAEVAGEFDARTDKPILRISRRHHGNVKSSVITQDFVHGADYQALAEAADTFRGLLHEGAKVTRGEGERAREEKVGDFRQAMQWLIGEAERTTARQRYKGLGEMNPEQLWETTMDPQVRRLLRVQIEDAIEADKVFTMLMGDEVEPRRDFIETNALRAANIDV, from the coding sequence ATGCCTGAGCAAAACAACCCGAACGCCGGCGCCCTGCCGGCCGACAGCACCCCCGCCGACGGTTACGGCGCCAGCTCCATCCAGATCCTGGAGGGACTGGAAGCGGTGCGCAAACGCCCGGGCATGTACATCGGCGACACGTCCGACGGCACCGGCCTGCACCACCTGGTGTTCGAGGTGGTGGACAACTCCATCGACGAGGCCCTGGCCGGCCACTGCGACGACATCGTGGTGACCATCCACACCGACAACTCGATCAGCGTGGCGGACAACGGCCGCGGCATCCCGACGGCCCTCAAGTGGGATGACAAGCACGAGCCCAAGCGCAGCGCGTCGGAGATCGCGCTGACCGAGCTGCACGCCGGCGGCAAGTTCAACCAGAACAGCTACAAGGTCTCGGGCGGCCTGCACGGGGTGGGCGTGAGCTGCGTCAACGCGCTGTCGAAGTCGCTGCGCCTGACGGTGCGGCGCAACGGCAAGGTGCACGTGCTGGAATTCAGCCGGGGCGTGGTGGTCAAGAGCGGCGAGGTCGGCGAACAGACCGGCCCCGACGGCCAGAAGGCGGTGGTACGCCCGATGCTGGTGCTGGGCGACACCGACAAGCGCGGCACCGAAGTGCACTTCCTGCCGGACACGGACATCTTCCGCGAGAACGCCGACTTCCACTACGAGATCCTGTCCAAGCGGCTGCGCGAGCTCTCGTTCCTGAACAACGGCGTCAACATCAAGCTGCTGGACGAGCGCAGCGGCAAGAGCGACGACTTTTCCGGCGCCGGCGGGGTCAAGGGCTTCGTCGACTTCATCAACAAGGGCAAGCAGGTGCTGCACCCCAACGCCTTCCATGCGGTGGGCGAGAAGGTCAGCGACCAGGGCACCATGGTCGGCGTCGAAGTGGCGATGCAGTGGAACAGCGGCTACAACGAGCAGGTCCTCTGTTTCACCAACAACATCCCGCAGCGCGACGGCGGCACCCACCTCACCGGCCTGCGCGCGGCGATGACGCGCGTGATCAACAAGTACATCGAGGAAAACGAGCTGGCCAAGAAGGCCAAGGTCGAGATCAGCGGCGACGACATGCGCGAGGGCCTGACCTGCGTGCTGAGCATCAAGGTGCCCGAGCCCAAGTTCTCCAGCCAGACCAAGGACAAGCTGGTCTCCAGCGAGGTGCGCGGCCCGATCGAGGACGTGGTGGCCAGCAAGCTGACCGACTACCTGCAGGAGCGGCCGAACGACGCCAAGACCATCGTCGGCAAGATCGTCGAGGCGGCCCGCGCGCGAGAGGCGGCGCGCAAGGCACGCGAGATGACGCGCCGCAAGGGCGTGCTGGACGGCATGGGCCTGCCCGGCAAGCTGGCCGACTGCCAGGAGAAGGACCCGGCGCTGTGCGAGATCTACATCGTCGAGGGCGACTCCGCCGGCGGCAGCGCCAAGCAGGGGCGTGACCGCAAGTTCCAGGCAATCCTGCCGCTGCGCGGCAAGATCCTGAACGTGGAGAAGGCGCGCTACGAGAAGCTGCTGACGTCCAACGAAATCCTGACGCTGATCACGGCGCTGGGCACCGGCATCGGCAAGGCCGGCGGCAGCGCGCATGGCAACAGCAACGGCAACGGCAACGGCAACGGCAGCAACAAGTCCGACGCCGACGACTTCAACGTCGACAAGCTGCGCTACCACCGCATCATCATCATGACCGACGCGGACGTCGACGGCGCCCACATCCGCACGCTGCTGCTCACGTTCTTCTACCGGCAGATGCCCGAGCTGGTGGAGCGCGGCCACATCTACATCGCGCAGCCGCCGCTGTACAAGGTCAAGGCCGGCAAGGAAGAGCTGTACCTGAAGGACGCCACCGAGCTCGACGCCTTCCTGCTGCGCGTGGCGCTGAACGGCGCCGGCATCGTCACCGGCGGCGACAACCCCAGCACCATCAGCGGCGAGACGCTGGCCGAGCTGGCGCGCAAGCACCAGGTGGCCGAGCGCGTGATCGACCGCCTGTCCGGCTTCATGGACTCGGAGGCGCTGCGCGCCATCGCCGACGGCGTGCGCCTGAACCTGGACACGGTGCCCGAGGCCGAGGCGTCGGCGCTGGCGCTGCAGGCCAAGCTGCAGGAGATCGACCGCGCCAACAACTCGCCGCTGGCGGAAGTGGCGGGCGAGTTCGACGCCCGCACCGACAAGCCCATCCTGCGCATCAGCCGGCGCCACCACGGCAACGTCAAGAGCAGCGTGATCACGCAGGACTTCGTGCACGGCGCCGACTACCAGGCACTGGCCGAGGCCGCCGACACCTTCCGCGGCCTGCTGCATGAAGGCGCCAAGGTCACGCGCGGCGAAGGCGAGCGCGCCCGGGAGGAGAAGGTCGGCGACTTCCGCCAGGCCATGCAGTGGCTGATCGGCGAAGCCGAGCGCACCACCGCGCGCCAGCGCTACAAGGGCCTGGGCGAGATGAACCCCGAGCAGCTGTGGGAAACCACCATGGACCCGCAAGTGCGCCGCCTGCTGCGCGTGCAGATCGAGGACGCCATCGAAGCCGACAAGGTGTTCACCATGCTGATGGGCGATGAGGTGGAGCCGCGCCGGGACTTCATTGAGACGAATGCGTTGAGGGCGGCGAATATCGACGTGTGA
- the dnaN gene encoding DNA polymerase III subunit beta, protein MIVLKATQEKLLSVLQSVAGIVERRHTLPILANVLIRKTSGQLQLTTSDLEIQIRTTAELGGDAGNFTTTVGARKLIDILRTMPSDQTVSLESSQSKLVLKGGKSRFTLQTLPAEDFPLVQESATFGPVFSVPQKTLKALLAQVSFAMAVHDIRYYLNGILFVAEGKQLSLVATDGHRLAFASATLEVDVPRQEVILPRKTVLEMQRLLSDAEGAIEMQFAPNQAKFSFGGMEFVTKLVEGKFPDYNRVIPKNHKNSVTLGRAPLLASLQRTAILTSEKFKGVRLTLEPGTLRVASNNAEQEEAVDELDIDYGGDTIEIGFNVTYLIDALANMGQEMVKIEMADSNSSALVTNPEDVNFKYVVMPMRI, encoded by the coding sequence ATGATCGTCCTGAAGGCCACCCAGGAAAAGCTGCTCTCGGTGCTGCAGTCGGTCGCCGGCATCGTGGAGCGCCGGCACACGCTGCCGATCCTGGCCAACGTGCTGATCCGCAAGACGAGCGGCCAGCTGCAGCTCACGACCAGCGACCTCGAGATCCAGATCCGCACCACGGCCGAGCTGGGCGGCGACGCCGGCAACTTCACCACCACGGTGGGCGCGCGCAAGCTGATCGACATCCTGCGCACGATGCCGTCCGACCAGACCGTCAGCCTGGAGTCCAGCCAGAGCAAGCTGGTGCTCAAGGGCGGCAAGAGCCGCTTCACGCTGCAGACGCTGCCGGCGGAAGACTTCCCGCTGGTGCAGGAGTCGGCCACCTTCGGCCCGGTCTTCAGCGTGCCGCAGAAGACGCTCAAGGCGCTGCTGGCGCAGGTGTCGTTCGCGATGGCGGTGCACGACATCCGCTACTACCTCAACGGCATCCTGTTCGTGGCCGAGGGCAAGCAGCTGTCGCTGGTGGCCACCGACGGCCACCGGCTGGCGTTCGCCAGCGCCACGCTGGAAGTCGATGTGCCGCGCCAGGAGGTGATCCTGCCGCGCAAGACCGTGCTGGAGATGCAGCGCCTGCTGTCCGACGCCGAGGGCGCCATCGAGATGCAGTTCGCGCCCAACCAGGCCAAGTTCTCGTTCGGCGGCATGGAGTTCGTCACCAAGCTGGTCGAGGGCAAGTTCCCCGACTACAACCGCGTGATCCCGAAGAACCACAAGAACAGCGTCACGCTGGGCCGCGCGCCGCTGCTGGCCAGCCTGCAGCGCACCGCCATCCTGACGTCGGAGAAGTTCAAGGGCGTGCGCCTGACACTGGAGCCCGGCACGCTGCGCGTGGCCAGCAACAACGCTGAGCAGGAAGAGGCGGTCGACGAACTGGACATCGACTACGGCGGCGACACCATCGAGATCGGCTTCAACGTCACCTACCTGATCGACGCACTGGCCAACATGGGCCAGGAGATGGTCAAGATCGAGATGGCCGACTCCAACAGTTCCGCCCTCGTCACCAACCCGGAAGACGTGAACTTCAAGTACGTGGTGATGCCGATGAGGATCTAG
- the dnaA gene encoding chromosomal replication initiator protein DnaA translates to MSEGYGNSLPAGAPMGAGGSLWQACVEQLAQELPEQQFNTWIKPLAARVTDDFSKVTLYVANRFKLDWVRAQYAGRIAATLEKLYGQPVQLELALAQRESPARPFVGVSAPEIPPATEPVELADESAPGAFKNRLNTALTFDTLVEGTANRMARAAAMHVAGMPGQLYNPLFIYGGVGLGKTHLVHAVGNKLLAERPGSKVLYIHAEQFVSDVVKAYQRKTFDEFKGKYHSLDLLLIDDVQFFANKDRTQEEFFNAFEALLAKKSHIVMTSDTYPKGLADIHERLVSRFDSGLTVAIEPPELEMRVAILINKAGAEGTEMPEEVAFFVAKNVRSNVRELEGALRKILAYSRFNQKEISIQLAREALRDLLSIQNRQISVENIQKTVADYYKIKVADMYSKKRPASIARPRQIAMYLAKELTQKSLPEIGELFGGRDHTTVLHAVRKIAQERQNVTELNQQLHVLEQTLKG, encoded by the coding sequence ATGAGCGAGGGGTACGGCAACAGCCTGCCGGCAGGAGCGCCGATGGGCGCGGGGGGCAGCCTATGGCAGGCCTGCGTCGAGCAACTCGCCCAGGAGCTGCCCGAGCAGCAGTTCAACACCTGGATCAAGCCGCTGGCCGCCCGGGTGACCGACGACTTTTCCAAGGTCACGCTGTACGTGGCCAACCGCTTCAAGCTCGACTGGGTGCGAGCCCAGTACGCGGGCCGCATCGCCGCCACGCTGGAGAAGCTCTATGGCCAGCCGGTGCAGCTTGAGTTAGCGCTCGCTCAGCGCGAGAGTCCGGCCAGGCCTTTCGTTGGGGTTTCGGCCCCGGAGATACCGCCGGCCACCGAACCGGTCGAGCTGGCCGACGAAAGCGCGCCCGGCGCCTTCAAGAACCGGCTCAACACCGCGCTGACCTTCGACACCCTGGTTGAAGGCACGGCCAACCGCATGGCACGCGCGGCCGCCATGCACGTGGCGGGCATGCCCGGGCAGCTGTACAACCCGCTGTTCATCTACGGCGGCGTCGGCCTGGGCAAGACCCACCTGGTCCATGCGGTGGGCAACAAGCTGCTGGCCGAGCGCCCCGGTTCGAAAGTTCTCTACATCCACGCCGAGCAGTTCGTCTCCGATGTGGTTAAGGCCTACCAGCGCAAGACCTTCGACGAGTTCAAGGGCAAGTACCACTCGCTGGACCTGCTGCTGATCGACGACGTGCAGTTCTTCGCCAACAAGGACCGCACCCAGGAGGAGTTCTTCAACGCCTTCGAGGCCCTGCTGGCCAAGAAAAGCCACATCGTGATGACGTCGGACACCTACCCCAAGGGGCTGGCCGACATCCACGAACGCCTGGTCTCGCGCTTCGACTCGGGCCTGACGGTGGCCATCGAGCCGCCGGAGCTGGAGATGCGGGTGGCCATCCTGATCAACAAGGCCGGCGCCGAGGGCACCGAGATGCCCGAGGAAGTGGCCTTCTTCGTGGCCAAGAACGTGCGCTCCAACGTGCGCGAGCTGGAAGGCGCGCTGCGCAAGATCCTGGCCTACAGCCGCTTCAACCAGAAGGAGATCTCCATCCAGCTGGCGCGCGAGGCGCTGCGCGACCTGCTGTCGATCCAGAACCGGCAGATCAGCGTCGAGAACATCCAGAAGACGGTGGCCGACTACTACAAGATCAAGGTCGCCGACATGTACAGCAAGAAGCGCCCGGCCTCGATCGCCCGGCCGCGCCAGATCGCCATGTACCTGGCCAAGGAGCTGACCCAGAAGAGCCTGCCGGAGATCGGCGAGCTGTTCGGCGGGCGCGACCACACCACCGTGCTGCACGCCGTGCGCAAGATCGCCCAGGAGCGCCAGAACGTGACCGAATTGAACCAGCAGCTGCACGTGCTGGAGCAGACGCTCAAGGGCTGA
- the rpmH gene encoding 50S ribosomal protein L34, with amino-acid sequence MKRTYQPSKVRRARTHGFLVRMKTRGGRAVINARRAKGRKRLAV; translated from the coding sequence ATGAAACGCACCTACCAACCCTCCAAAGTGCGCCGCGCCCGCACCCACGGCTTCCTGGTCCGCATGAAGACCCGCGGCGGCCGTGCCGTGATCAACGCCCGCCGCGCCAAGGGCCGCAAGCGCCTGGCCGTCTAA
- a CDS encoding ribonuclease P protein component yields MQRLKTPAQFKAVMAGGRTIARTEHFALHRVPLGPDPRPAAAEGAPTGPEPPRSPALFAVRQEPWLGVIVPKRWARRAVTRNAIKRQIYTVSQDFEADLPAAAHVVRLRAGFDRAEFRSPSSAVLKQAVRAELLRLFSEATR; encoded by the coding sequence GTGCAGCGGCTCAAGACCCCGGCGCAGTTCAAGGCCGTGATGGCCGGTGGGCGCACCATCGCCCGCACCGAGCATTTCGCGCTGCACCGCGTCCCGCTCGGTCCCGATCCGCGGCCGGCTGCGGCCGAAGGAGCTCCCACAGGGCCGGAACCCCCCAGGTCGCCGGCCCTGTTTGCTGTCCGGCAGGAACCTTGGCTGGGTGTCATCGTTCCCAAGCGCTGGGCCCGCCGCGCCGTCACCCGCAACGCCATCAAGCGCCAGATCTACACCGTGAGTCAGGATTTCGAAGCCGACCTGCCCGCCGCCGCCCACGTGGTGCGGCTGCGCGCCGGCTTCGACCGTGCCGAATTCCGCAGCCCCAGTTCCGCCGTGCTCAAGCAGGCGGTGCGGGCCGAGCTGCTGCGCCTGTTTTCGGAGGCCACGCGATGA
- the yidD gene encoding membrane protein insertion efficiency factor YidD yields the protein MIRAVLIGLVKGYRLLLSPWLGSACRFTPTCSAYSLQALERHGAAAGSYLTLARLVRCHPWCAGGIDEVPAHPPRLFTRLLPPSSQKKTS from the coding sequence ATGATCCGCGCCGTCCTGATCGGCCTGGTCAAGGGCTACCGGCTGCTGCTGTCGCCCTGGCTGGGGTCGGCCTGCCGCTTCACGCCGACCTGCTCGGCCTACTCGCTGCAGGCGCTGGAGCGGCATGGCGCCGCGGCCGGCAGCTACCTGACGCTGGCGCGCCTGGTGCGCTGCCATCCCTGGTGCGCCGGGGGCATCGATGAAGTGCCCGCGCACCCGCCGCGGCTGTTCACCCGCCTCCTGCCGCCCTCCTCGCAGAAGAAGACTTCATGA
- the yidC gene encoding membrane protein insertase YidC, whose product MNDIRRTILWVVFGFSMVLLWDQWQVHNGRQATFFPQPKPAATASAPKDATPAAGALPSASAPAHAGAVPAAGGATPPAAVPQAPRERFTVTTDLLRLTFDSEGGSLVRTEFLQVSADSSQGKAGTSTFVLLQDEPGPQGKVYVAQSGLIGGDFPNHTTPMAASGERELKPGSDELKVRFESPVVGGVKLVKIYTLKRGHYEVDVTHEVTNAGGQPVAPQLYMQLVRGGFDASSSSFMNPTATFTGPAVFTADQKFQKVELSEIDKNKADFQKEASAGYVAMVQHYFASAWILPDGVKRENFVRKVDNRYSVGMIAPVEAVAPGASKALEARFFAGPQVEKMLEGIYPGLDLVKDYGMFTILAKPLYWLLDKIHSLIGNWGWAIMGLVLVIKIAFYWLQAKGYESMAKMKAINPRVMQLRERYKDNPQQMQQEMMRIYREEKVNPLGGCFPIMIQIPVFIALYWVLLTSVEMRNAPWIGWIHDLASPDPYYILPLVMTLTTLLQTALNPVPPDPMQARLMWFMPLAFSVMFFFFPAGLVLYWITNNVLSIAQQWLINTRMGVPPEFNLPKFNKS is encoded by the coding sequence ATGAACGACATTCGCCGCACCATCCTGTGGGTGGTCTTCGGTTTCTCCATGGTGCTGCTGTGGGACCAGTGGCAGGTCCACAACGGCCGCCAGGCCACCTTCTTCCCGCAGCCCAAGCCGGCGGCCACCGCCTCCGCGCCGAAGGACGCGACGCCTGCCGCCGGCGCATTGCCGAGCGCGTCGGCGCCCGCGCACGCCGGCGCCGTCCCTGCTGCGGGCGGCGCCACGCCGCCGGCCGCGGTGCCGCAGGCCCCGCGCGAGCGCTTCACCGTCACCACCGACCTGCTGCGCCTGACCTTCGACTCGGAGGGCGGCTCGCTGGTGCGCACCGAATTCCTGCAGGTCAGCGCCGACTCCAGCCAGGGCAAGGCGGGCACCAGCACCTTCGTGCTGCTGCAGGACGAGCCGGGCCCGCAGGGCAAGGTCTACGTGGCCCAAAGCGGCCTGATCGGCGGCGACTTCCCCAACCACACCACGCCGATGGCGGCCAGCGGCGAGCGCGAGCTCAAGCCGGGCAGCGACGAGCTGAAGGTGCGGTTCGAGTCGCCGGTGGTCGGCGGCGTCAAGCTGGTCAAGATCTACACGCTCAAGCGCGGCCACTACGAGGTGGACGTGACCCACGAGGTGACCAACGCCGGCGGCCAGCCGGTCGCGCCCCAGCTCTACATGCAGCTGGTGCGCGGCGGCTTCGACGCCAGCAGTTCCTCCTTCATGAACCCGACCGCCACCTTCACCGGGCCGGCGGTGTTCACGGCCGACCAGAAGTTCCAGAAGGTCGAGCTGTCCGAGATCGACAAGAACAAGGCCGACTTCCAGAAGGAGGCCAGCGCCGGCTACGTGGCGATGGTGCAGCACTACTTCGCCAGCGCCTGGATCCTGCCGGACGGCGTCAAGCGCGAGAACTTCGTGCGCAAGGTCGACAACCGCTACTCGGTCGGCATGATCGCGCCGGTCGAGGCGGTCGCGCCCGGCGCCAGCAAGGCGCTGGAGGCGCGCTTCTTCGCCGGCCCGCAGGTCGAGAAGATGCTGGAGGGCATCTACCCCGGGCTGGACCTGGTCAAGGACTACGGGATGTTCACCATCCTGGCCAAGCCGCTGTACTGGCTGCTCGACAAGATCCATTCGCTGATCGGCAACTGGGGCTGGGCCATCATGGGGCTGGTGCTGGTGATCAAGATCGCCTTCTACTGGCTGCAGGCCAAGGGCTACGAGAGCATGGCCAAGATGAAGGCCATCAACCCGCGCGTGATGCAACTGCGCGAGCGCTACAAGGACAACCCGCAGCAGATGCAGCAGGAGATGATGCGCATCTACCGCGAGGAAAAAGTCAACCCGCTGGGCGGCTGCTTCCCCATCATGATCCAGATCCCGGTCTTCATCGCCCTGTACTGGGTGCTGCTGACCAGCGTGGAGATGCGCAACGCGCCCTGGATCGGCTGGATCCACGACCTGGCCTCGCCCGACCCGTACTACATCCTGCCGCTGGTGATGACGCTCACCACCCTGCTGCAGACGGCGCTCAACCCGGTGCCGCCGGATCCGATGCAGGCCCGCCTGATGTGGTTCATGCCGCTGGCGTTCTCGGTGATGTTCTTCTTCTTCCCGGCCGGCCTGGTGCTGTACTGGATCACCAACAACGTGCTGTCGATCGCCCAGCAGTGGCTGATCAACACCCGCATGGGGGTGCCGCCCGAGTTCAACTTGCCCAAGTTCAACAAGAGCTGA
- the mnmE gene encoding tRNA uridine-5-carboxymethylaminomethyl(34) synthesis GTPase MnmE, producing MLPRHDQPIAAIATAPGRGAVGIVRVSGRSVQPVIDALCGRALRPREASYLPFRAGDGSPIDQGLAIHFPAPHSYTGEDVLELQAHGGPVVMQLLLARCLEAGAGIGLRLAQPGEFTERAFLNDKIDLAQAEAIADLIDASTEAAARSASRSLAGEFSREIGALRDALVHLRMLVEATLDFPEEEIDFLRQADAQGQLDRLQATLAAVMQRARQGALLREGIKVVIAGQPNAGKSSLLNALAGAELAIVTPIPGTTRDVVSQTIQVEGVPVHVVDTAGLRESQDVVERIGIERAWSQIAGADAVLFLHDLTRGQEPGYRAADEELLQRLRAHVPDAVPVLQLWNKADAAPGAAVPPDALRLSARTGDGLQGLRRRLLEIAGWQAAPEGVYIARERHLQALRQVDAHLMEAAAHLAGEMPALDLLAEELRLAQNALNEITGEFTADDLLGVIFSSFCIGK from the coding sequence ATGCTGCCCCGCCACGACCAGCCCATCGCCGCCATCGCCACCGCCCCCGGGCGCGGCGCGGTGGGCATCGTGCGCGTGTCCGGGCGCAGCGTGCAGCCGGTGATCGACGCGCTCTGCGGCCGGGCGCTGCGGCCGCGCGAGGCCAGCTACCTGCCGTTTCGCGCGGGCGACGGCTCGCCCATCGACCAGGGCCTGGCCATCCACTTCCCGGCGCCGCACTCCTACACCGGCGAGGACGTGCTGGAGCTGCAGGCGCACGGCGGCCCGGTGGTGATGCAGCTGCTGCTGGCGCGCTGCCTGGAGGCGGGCGCCGGCATCGGCTTGCGCCTGGCGCAGCCCGGCGAGTTCACCGAGCGCGCCTTCCTGAACGACAAGATCGACCTGGCCCAGGCCGAGGCGATCGCCGACCTGATCGACGCCAGCACCGAAGCCGCCGCGCGCAGCGCCAGCCGCTCGCTGGCCGGCGAGTTCTCGCGCGAGATCGGCGCCCTGCGCGATGCGCTGGTGCACCTGCGGATGCTGGTCGAGGCCACGCTCGACTTCCCCGAGGAGGAGATCGACTTCCTGCGCCAGGCCGACGCCCAGGGCCAGCTCGACCGGCTGCAGGCGACGCTGGCGGCGGTGATGCAGCGGGCGCGCCAGGGCGCGCTGCTGCGCGAGGGCATCAAGGTGGTGATCGCCGGCCAGCCCAACGCCGGCAAGAGCTCGCTGCTCAACGCGCTGGCCGGCGCCGAGCTGGCCATCGTCACGCCGATCCCGGGCACCACGCGCGACGTGGTGAGCCAGACCATCCAGGTCGAGGGCGTGCCGGTGCACGTGGTCGACACCGCCGGCCTGCGCGAGAGCCAGGACGTGGTCGAGCGCATCGGCATCGAGCGCGCCTGGTCGCAGATCGCCGGCGCCGATGCCGTGCTGTTCCTGCACGACCTCACGCGCGGCCAGGAGCCGGGCTACCGCGCCGCCGACGAGGAACTGCTGCAGCGGCTGCGCGCGCACGTGCCGGACGCGGTGCCGGTGCTGCAGCTGTGGAACAAGGCCGATGCCGCGCCCGGGGCCGCCGTGCCGCCCGACGCCCTGCGCCTGTCGGCGCGCACCGGCGACGGGCTGCAGGGGCTGCGCCGGCGGCTGCTGGAGATCGCCGGCTGGCAGGCCGCGCCCGAGGGCGTCTACATTGCGCGCGAGCGCCACCTGCAGGCGTTGCGGCAGGTCGATGCGCACCTGATGGAAGCGGCCGCGCACCTGGCCGGCGAGATGCCGGCGCTGGACCTGCTGGCGGAAGAGCTGCGCCTGGCGCAGAACGCGCTCAACGAGATCACCGGCGAGTTCACGGCCGACGATCTGCTGGGGGTGATCTTCTCGAGCTTCTGCATCGGGAAGTGA